One Bdellovibrionales bacterium genomic window, GCCTTGATTGGCATATGTATAGGGACATGCACAGGCATAAAGAGAAATACGCATATGGATGATATTACCGCTGTTAAAAAATCCGAAAGGCCCCAGGTCTCTTGTCCTGACTCATCGAAGAGGCCCAAAGTCGAATGAGCTGGAGAGCACTCAGATCCCCATTTCTCCCATTTAATGTGACCCTCGGCCAATCAGCCAATCATAAGTGGCTGGCTAATCATCTATGGCTGATGCCAATAGACTTAGGGACGGTAAAGTAAAAATTTTGCTTTACCGAAGCTCGTCACTATTTCACCATAATGTTAAATGGACCTTTATTCGAAATAGCAGGCCAATTACGAAAGCCCCAATGGAGGCGGGTTTATTGGATTTCCACGCAAGAACTATCCGATTCGTTAATTGTGACTCCTCAACGAATTAGCGCTTTAAGCAAGGCTAATATTCTTGATGAAGAATCAAGTCTCAAGAACAAATGTACGCGGCGGCGTTCAGCTTTTCAGTCACCGCGGTATAGTTATTCAAACAAGAAGACAATCGCGATCAGCAACAATAAGGGTGGAGTAGGCAAGACCTCCATCGCCACTTCTATGGCCCGCAGAATGGTAGACCTCGGTTTTGAGGTACTTGTGGTTGATTTGGACCCACAGGCAAACAGTACCATGTTTTTTCTTAACGATGAAAGTCTCCAAAAGAAGATCAGATACGTGCTCCACGATGTGATCACTGGAAAGTGCAATATCGAAGATGCTGTCATTGATGTCGATGATGGCCTCAAGGTGCTGCCATCTAGTCTGCTCAACTCCACGTCTTGAAACTGAGTTGAGTGGGTTTCAGAAGAATCCTGCAACCTACATTGAAACCTCATTAAAGATCAGAATTCCAATTTTGTTATTTTGACATGTCGCCCAGTTTTTCACAGATCAATTTTCTTGGAAGTTTGGCAGCGGATCTCATTATTATCCCCACTCTCTTGACCAGGTTTAGCATCGAGGGAGTCCAGATGACTCTGGAATCTTTGCGAGAGTGGCTGATGGAATATGAATTTTACCAGCCGGAGGTGAGAATTCTCATCAACCAACTGGATAACCGCCTGTCGTCCCAGCTCGGCTGGGTCGTGTCCTTAAAGGAATCCCTCGGAACATTAGAGAGCAACACGAAAGCAGAACTGTTTTCCACGGTAATTCGTGCAGACAATACGATAAATCGTGTTCAGTCTGGACAGTCAGACCTGTCGCCAACTTCAAATTTCTATAAAGACATCGCTCAACTCGTTGACGAGATCATTGGCCTTTCCAAACTCCCAGCTGATGTTAGTCAGTAAGCCTAAGGCAGACGGGACATGGCTAAGCTTGACGATCTCTAGAAAAGGCATCGAAGGGACCAAAGGTGCCCTCGGTGCGCACTGGAAAAAAGGGCTATGGAATAAAGGAGACCATGGCCTCCTTGAAGGCCAGCGAAGAAAGAAGAGACTCTGGAAAGAGACTTCTACAAACCTTGACGCCGATGTGAAACCTTTAATGGTCTCTGATCTCAAGAGCGAACTGAATCCTAAAATCGATTTAAACGATCGAGGATTGTCGACAGAGAACGTTGATCTACCCCTTCTAATGACATGGCAATTTTCAATTCAGAGGCTTCTGATGCCTCTGAAAAAAGCGAACACAAAAAGCGAACACAAAAAATGAAGAAAGCGAACACAATCTCGCTGATAGTGTAGATCTGAATCGCAATCACTTTGTTTTTCCATCGCCAAATCTCACTCTAAAAGATACCTCAAATGAGGTTATGCGAACACAGATAGCGAACACAGATAGCGAACACACTGACGACTTATCTAATGGACAGACCCACGCGGATTTTCTGAACAATCCGAACACAGATAGCGAACACAAAGATGGTGAAAAGCGAACACAAATAGCGAACACAATTTTTGATATACATAGTGATTCTAATGAATTAGACAATAATGATGGATTGACAACCACGCAGAACTCAAATCCTAATCGAACACAAATAGCGAACACAAAAATAGTTCATTCTCGTTAAATAGAATTGATAGCGAACACAAAATGATTTAAAGCGAACACATTCTTTGTTAGAGAAACGCGATCAACGGTCTCAATACCCCAAGAATCATCTAGAATTCGAAATTCAAAATACTGGCAAGAGTTTTATAAATGCGAACACAGATAGCGAACACAAAGATGGTATAAAGCGAACACAGCAGGAATCGAACACAGATAGCGAACACCACACGAACACAAAGCGAACACTACACTGGACACAAAACCCGAACACACCGTCCAGCCAAATTTATCGAACTGATCACTCCGTGCAAAATCTTTCAGGCAATCGCCTAAAGATCTTTGAAAGTATTCTTGAGCTCTGTTTGCAATCAAGAAGCCGCACGATTTCGACAACTCATGAATACCTCGCAAAGGCTTCAAACATTAGGCTTGGCTCAGTAAAAACAACGACACAACGGATGAAATTAGACGGTTTTCTCACAAAAAGGCCGCTTGGATTAGGAAGGGGATGTCTCATCGAATTTGGCATTCCAGATCAGCATTTTGATGGCTACCTGGCCATACAAATGACCTCTAAAGCGAACACAAAAATCCCTCAAAGCGAACACAAAGCGAACACGTTACCGGACACAACGCGCTCTAGTAGTAGTAGTGTAAATTTAATTAAAAAATACTACTACTACTAACAACCAACCATCAGAAGCAAACCAAAACCCTGCACTCTCGTTAGGACCAGTAGATCTCCCAATTGATTGGTCAGATATTCAAATACCTCCTTCTCTCCAGGATATCGGATTTGGAAGAACACAAATTCGACAGCTTTTCCATACGGGTACACTTTTAGCGTCGGAAGTGCAGGACTCTTTAGATGCCTTTGCTTACGATCTTGATTCAGGACGGGTAAAAAGCCGGGGATCCAAGTTAGGCTTTCTGATGGGCATTCTGAGACGTTCTGGAACCTATGTTTCGAAGCCTACATGAGCGAACTTAAAATGCAGGTAGAGGCAAATGAGCTTCGCAGACGCGAAACAATGGACCTTCGTCGTAAAACAGAAGAGTCAGCCTTGATCGCGGCGGCCACCGAAATATTTGAAAAATTGACAGACGACGAAAAAAGACGCTTAGTGCCAGAGACGCATCTTGCAAAGTTAGGCAGCGTCTCATATCAAAAACTAGTCTTGGCAAGAATTATTGAAAACGAAAAAGTGCGCCACGGTGCCAATATCTTCTGATCAAGATCTTAACCAGATGGACCATCTTGATAAACGATTAGGCGCATTTTTCTATTGTTTCGGGGATTAAAAGAAATTAAAAGTAAGGCGCTTCATTACGCAACCGGCAAATATTTCCGGAGAAGGTGGGAGACGATATGCAGCTTATGGACTTCTTGTCTCAAATGGATCGGACTTCTGTGAATCTTGAATACGCGAAAAATCAACTTGAGCAGGCTAGACTTAAGTTTGAACAGGCAAAAACTGAGTTTGATGAGACGCTGATGCTGGCTGATAAGTTCAACCTTTCAAAGGCTAAGCTAAAAAAACTAACCGATGATCGAATTCAATCTCTCAGGGAGAATGTGGGAGGACTCATCGGAGCGGAGCAAGCGACAGAATCATCAAAGTCGCCCAAGTTAAAGCCGAAGAAGTCCGCTGTTAAGAAAATATCAAATAAGAAGGAGCCGGAGTCGGAAGGTGGAATTGATACAGACAGTCATGGTGGCGCTCTTTTTGAAGGTCAAGAGGCTGAATCGGTAGAGGAACTTGCAGTCAAACAATCTGAGATTTCTGGAAGTTCTGGTCTGAATCACTAGCTGCGAGCCTGATGTTTTCAAAATGGTGGCGCGAATTATTATTCCTTTTTCATGCAGTGCTTCCTTTCGTAGGCCTTTAGGTTCAGTTCGGAAAGCGAGAGTGGCGGCCCCTTGTTCTAGTGCAAGTCAGGAGGCCCTTCTCAACCAAACGATGTACCGTCATGCGACTGACACCGAGTCGCTCCGCTACCTCAGAGGCTGTCATATATTGAATTCTCCCCCCATCAACTGACATTTTCTGCTTAGACGGGGAGGGAGCACTTTTCCCAGCGGACTGATGTTCCAGAAGTCTTTTCTGAACTTTAAGCCAAACATTTGCGAGTGCGGTGGCAATTTTAAGAACATATTCGGGGTTTAGTTTGCCTTGGGTAGGGGCGTTTTCAACGACACTAATACCCAAATCAGGCACAGAAAGAACAATAAAATCAAGATGTTGCTTTATGACAACAGGATAATGAAGCGAGGACAATCTAGGTTTCACACATCGAATCGTAACAAACGTAACATCAAAGTAACAGCCAAACTCCAATTTTTACGCTTCAAATCATGTATGATTATTGCAGTTTTCTTACGTCAATTGAACTTGACACTGCGCATTTAATTGCCCTAGATTCAGCCACCCTGATTTTGATGGCTCCTCTCAAGAATTGTGGCTAATGGGAAGATTTAGGGGAAGTTGTCTTTTTCGGGCCTCGTAATGGGAGCAAATCAGTGCCGTCTTTGAGAATATTGGCTTTTTTTTCAGCTGCGATCATTCTGGGTAGTTTTGGTCATTGGTTTGAAGCCAGGGCCTCCTCGTCAAATTCTAAGTCTTGCAGATTATTTGTAACAGACTCAGCCAGGCCTGAAGAATCCACCCTTCCCTATAATGGCCTTTCCCAGTGGCTTTCAAAAGAACCTTTGTTTTCTGGTCTTCCGTGGACCGTGACCTCAGAAGGGATAAGTCTTAAAGGGTTGGTGATTCAGTCGACAGAGGACGTTGAGGCAAGGCTTGTGATATCCCCTGAGCTCAAGCGACTCTATTGGCCAAGCCGTGGCCTCACGGATGGAGTCTCTGCTGGAGATATTATTCTCCAGGCTTTGGTTGGAACGCAATTTCACCCCTACAATTCAACAGCCAGTGGGCCAAAAATTCTAAAAGATTCTCAAAAAGAAGCCGTTGCAGTCATAGAATCTTTTCGTAACCGTGGCCGTGATAGGATATTGCTGGTAGCCCCTCCCGGGTTTGGTAAGACCGAGGTTGCAGTTGAATTTTTATCTAAGTCTAGATCCGCTTCAGGTCTTCGCCTTATTATTGCAGACCGAGTCCTTAATCTAAGAGACTTTTCAGAGAGTCTAAATCTTAAGGGTATTCCACACGGTCTTTGGTCGGCAAAATCTCAAGAGCCTCCTAATTTAAGAGCGGCCGTTCCGGAATCCATGTCAGGTGAAAAATATGTCGTCACAACGACGGCCACCCTTAGAAATCAATTTAAAAGTTTGAATGAGAAAGAAAGAGGGGAACTCGCGAGGGTCTTAAAAGTGATGGTCTATGATGAAAGCCAACATTTGGGAGCTCCCCTCATGCGCGAATTCTTAGAAGACATAAGTGCTCGGGATGATTTTTCTGGGTTTATTCTTGGTCTTACGGCAACTCCTGTCCACCGAGACATCTCTCTTCAGGAGATGTTCTACAATCAGAGCTATTGGGTTCATCTTGACCGTGCGGATAATGTGATGAATCAGACTGAGTTTCTCGAAAGAAATGTCAGCGATGTGGTTGAGCAGCTTTATCGGACTTTTTCAAAGGGAGAGCTGACTCCATTTGATCAGTTGTTTTTTCTCTCAAAAGAGATCTTTGAGATTGAGGATCTCTTTGTTCAAGGTCTGGACAATCTTGATGTGCCAGGCGGTCGCTACGTCATAAATCCAAAACATTACGAATATATTGCTCGGTTTTTAAAGAGTCTGATTCAAGAAAAAAATAAGATACTGATTGTCGCAAACTCAATTGAAGAAGCTGAATCATTGAGCAAGGTTTTTAAGAACATTTTCTCAGACTTTTTTGTCGATTTTATCCACTCAAAGCAGGAGATGGACGCAAACTTAGAAATTTTGGAGAATTTTAAGAAATCACAAAAGGGAATAATTGTTTCGGTCCGTATGCTCGATGAGGGGGTTAATTTATCAGATCTTGATTTATTGATCGATCTTAACTCCTCGGCCAGTGTCACTCAGTTTTTGCAAAGACTGGGTCGATTATTGCGTCTTAGGGAAGGAAAAACTTGGGTTGAAGCTGTGAGTTTAGTGGTGATCAATGAGGAAACAGCAAGTGAATTGCTGATCCTCATGAATGAACTAAAAAATATTAGCCAACCCCGGTCGAACGGACGAAGACAACTTGAGAGAATATTTCCAGCGGTTTCAACGGTTGGTTTCAATCAGGATATCTTAGCTAAAGTTTCGTGGGGCAGGCTGGAATCCAGCATTCAGCAGTTCTGGCAAAAAAGCCGGAATAAATGGCGAAGTTTTGAAGCAGCAAGGGAATGGGCAAGGGGAAGTGGTATTCAATCTTCAATTGAATGGAATAAGGCCTCAAAAAAAGGTCTCCTTCCTGTGGATATCCCAAGTAGTCCACGTGACGTGTATTCAGGAGAGTTCCAAGGTTGGGGAGATTGGCTGTCTACTGGCAGTCATTCGCGTTGGGGTATGCAATGGCGAACCTTTGAAGGAGCAAGGGAATGGGCAAGGGAGAGCGGAATTAAATCCAGTACTGAGTGGATTAAGGCCTCAAAAGAAGGCCTCCTTCCTCAGGATATTCCATCTAACCCAGGTAGTGTGTACCGAAGTCAGTTCCAAGGCTGGAAGGATTGGCTTGGTACGGGCTGGCGATCTTTTGAAGAAGCAAGGGAATGGGCAAGGGGAAGTGGAATTAAATCTAGTTCCGAATGGAGGAAGGCATCAACTGAAGGTCGGCTTCCAGAGGATATTCCAAGTATCCCAAGTAGGGTGTACCGAGAAGACTTCAAAAATTGGAAAGAATGGCTTGGTACGGGCAGGCGTTCTCCTCGCTGGGATATTCAATGGCGATCTTTTGAAGCAGCAAGAGAATGGGCTAGGGGAAGTGGCATTAAATCTGGTCCTGAGTGGATTAAGGCCTCAAAAGAAGGTCTCCTTCCTCAGGATATTCCAACTGGCCCGCGTAACGTTTACCCAGGAGAGTTCCATGGTTGGGAAGATTGGCTTGGTACGGGCTGGCGATCTTTTGAAGCAGCAAGGGAATGGGCAAGGGGAAGTGGAATTAAATCTTACTTTGAATGGATTAAGGCCTCAAAAAAAGGCCTGCTTCCTGAGGATATTCCAAGTAACTTAAATAAGGTGTACCGAGGACAATTCCAAGGTTGGAAGGATTGGCTTGGTACCGGTTGGCGATCTTTTGAAGCAGCAAGGGAATGGGCAAGGGGAAGTGGAATTAAATCTAGTTCTGAATGGAGGAAGGCCTCAACTGAAGGCCAGCTTCCTCAGGATATCCCAAGTAAACCAAAAGACGTGTACCGAGGACAGTTTCAAGGTTGGAAAGACTGGCTTGGTAAAGAGATCAAGTGAACCAGCACTCGAGATAGTGCTATTTTACTAGGTTCAGACGGATCCCTTTCGTCAGAAGCTTCAGCGCATTACAATCATCCAGACAGATTATAGGAATTTTCTTACATAAATGAAAACAATTGACAAGAATAGTGCATTACGTCATAAGGGGCCACCCAAGGTGTGGGGGAATGCCCAATTTAGATTTTCTCATCGCGCCCTGTCTGTGTGCCCGGGATTCAAGAAAAGGGATTTTAATGTGAAAGAAATTATTGATTGTCTGCTTATTAGGTCTATCTACCACGGCTATTTTAGCTGAGGAGCCCGGGCCGAATAAGCTCGTTCAAAGCCACATTTGTGTATCACTGTTTTAAATAGTTTCTATTGGAGAATGATATGAAAATGATTTTTAGAATGCCTCTGATCTTCTTGGCCGTCTTATCTTTCTGTGGGTGCAGTGAAAATAGATCGGAGAAAGGCAATCCAACTCCCGAACCCAAAGTCCAAAAAAATGATGATAAAAGCACCGCTGGCGGAAAGCCCAGTCTGGAGCTGGGGCCCGAAGAACGTCTGCACGATGCCGAGGTGAAGTTACGACAGTATTTGCAAGTTAATTCAGAGGACAAAGTGAATTTTGAACTTAAGCTGAGAGAAACTGGCTCAGACATTGATTCAATTTCAGAATTCAAGGTTACATCATTTTATTACAATCGTTGCGATCAAATATTCACAACATTCCTTGGTAACGATCAAGAATCGTTTTCATCCGACCGAATTTTGTCCGCTCTCAAGTCGGTACTAAACTCAGGCGACCAAAATGAAGTTGGACCTCAGAGACGTCAAACAATACTATTTCTGGGCTGTTTGACAGCGAGCCCGACTATTCAGAAACTCCTGTTTCATAACGATATTAATGATCTCAAATCAATACTTGCTGCGATTGAGGATATAAATAAAGATGTTGTTTCTCGTTGGAAAGATAATTCCCTCGGAGAATACGACTACGTACTGGCTGATTTTGGCTATACGTCCAGAAATTTGATTTCTCATTCAATTTTGGATTTATCTCATTCTTTGTGCAAGGAATATCCGTTTTTGCTGGATAACGGTGAAATCGGTTTAATATCAGGCTATATGAGAATCCGACAGCACTTAGATAAAATTCTGGAAATTCTTAAATTAAATGAAGACGGCGTTCCACAAATTGCTTTGGATTTGAATACGATTTCAGAACAACTTCACAACATCGCGGCAGAAACCAAGATACAAGACACTTCAGAAAGTGTGAGCCCCGTGACGAAATTAGCGCGGGACTACATGGGAAGAAACATTGTACGTAAAATAAATCAGGTTTTACGCCAAGCCAATGAAATTCCGCGAATAGACGATACGAAATCGTATGAGGATTTCCGAAATGCACTAAAGAACTTCCACTCGCTCGTTATGAAATTCAACCTCCATTTTCACGTTGAGATAGAATCATTCGACGCAAATGAAGGTGCCAAAAATGATTTTTCAGAGATCGACCAAATTACTAGCCAGATGGAACCAACAGGGAAAAAATTTGGTCTTTCGTTATTACGTTTTCGATCCCAATTTGAGGAACATTATTCACAGGATTATCTGAACGGCATATTGGAAATTGGAAGCCGCCACCAGCAAGGCACAGCGAACGTCAACAGAGGTATTAAAAGTAACCAATTTGGCTACGAAACTGACTACGTATCTGACTCATCTCAAAACCTGAATCCAGAAAAATTAAGCAAGTGCTTTGGTAATCCGAGCATAGATTTACCTGGTGAAGGTGCAGATCAAAAATAGTTGTTTGTATATGTGAGATTCCGCAGTAGAGCTTCCATTTCATTTGCGGCCAGTGAACGGATACAATTGGACAGATGGACGTAGGATTCGACCCATTTCTACCCTCGACCAACAAAAGTTTGGAGGTGAATTTGAAGTTCAACTGCGAAATGTCACCATCAAGGTGCGAGTAAATATCTTTGGGCGCATATATGAAGAGTTTAAAGGGCTTGATGCCGCTCAGCGAATTATCATCGAGTGCTTCGGCCCAAGCGCGCAAGAAATCTACGGAAGCAGCCCTTAGCTCCTTCAAATCGAAGCTAGATTCAAATGACCTCTGATCCCATTTCTTTGGGAAAGGGAGAGCTCCGTTCGGACTCCTTAGAATTTCTCTAGAAAACCCAAAATTTGACTCCAACAGATAAAATTGGATAGATGGACGTAGGATTCGACCCATTTCTACCCTCGACCAACAAAAATTGAGAGGTGGATCTGAAGTTCGACTGCGAAATGTCACATTTTGAAGGAATCAAAGACTCAATCGACGAGGTAAGTTGATGGGTTACACATTTTTGCCTCTCTGAGAAAGAAAAAGTGAGCCTGTGAAGACAAAGAAGCCGGAAAAGAGCAAGGCTACACGAGTTGCGGCTGTATCCACACAACATGAACTGATTGAATGCGATTTGGAATTTCCAAGGCTTGTTGAGGAACTATCTGAGCTTGAAGCTCCAGAGATGGATCAACTTGAGGCTACAGTTGAAAAAATCAAGCAAATGACCTGGGATCAGGTATATAAGACCTCATCAAGAACCCAAAAGCGAGGTCTCAACTGGGAGCCGATTGAAGGCCAGCTCACGCAGTCAGGTAAAACCATAGCTTCCAATCGAATATCAAAGAAATTTCGTGCGAGGGTTTGTCGAGATGGAAAATTCATGGTGTTCATTTCCTTACATCCAGATCATGACAGTGCCTATAATGAAGGCGGTGGTGAAGACCTTTAGCTTCCCCAGTGCTTTCACTGCGAGGCTACACCTTGAAGGTGCACATTCGGCAAAATGACGGATTGGGCTTTCAAATTCGAGAGCCGCTGAGTCCTCGAGAGACGGTTATAAGCCTAAAAAAATCAATCAGGTGACGGTTTTTCTTAACTCGAGAGTGATGGCTCATCCAATTAAAATGTAACAATCGTGACGGGCGGGAAGGACATTATCGCCGTCAAATTCTGCGCCTTGTTAGCGCGAATTGAAATTAGCATGAATATTGCTGGAGGGAGGACTAGCAACGGTGCCAGTCCAATTGAAATGGTTTACGGAGCCTTTTGCATGCCGATTATTGGATTTTTTGTGTCACAAAGTGTAATTATAACCGAACCAAGGAGACCAAATTATGAAGAAATTAATACTGGTGGCAGCCCTACTGGGCGTAGTGCCATTATCAAGTTTCGCAGAAGAAACTAAAGGAATCGAAGGCCTTCGACGGTATAACTGCAATATCGTTTCAGAGACTGGTGAAATTGAGGCCGTCTTACCTGTCGAAAAGACAGTGTTGGCAGAATCTCAGAACCAAGCCACAGCTTTGTATCTCCTCCACATTGAAGCGAATGCGGTATCCAGGCTGGTATCCGTCCCTTACATGACTGCTGGGACTACCGTGACCAAATACGCTTCTTTGCGCGAAGTATCTTGCGAGTTAATTAAATAGCTTTCTCCGCCGTAATGCTATTCTAAGGTGGGCGCATGGTGTTACTTATTGTTCTATGCTTGAAAAGGCCCAGGAATCCTTACCTGGGCCTCTCCAGAGAACTTCAGACCCGTCCGCCCTTATTGTTTTACACGTTCACTGACCGCACCTAACGCGAAGATAGTGGTGAAGACCTTTAGCTTCCCCAGCGCTTACTTTGAGATGCCGTTCTTGAATGTAGGAATTTTCTTACATTAAATGAGGATTGACACTGCGCATTTAATTGCACTAGATTCAGCCACCCTGATTTTGATGGCTCCTCTCAATATTGCGGCTAATGGGAAGATTTATTGGAAGGTATCTTTTTCGGGCCTCATAATGGGAGCAAATCGGTGTCGTCTTTGAGAGTATTGGCTTTTTTTTCAGCTACGATGATTCCGGTTTTTTTGGGAAGTTGGTTTGAAGCCAGAGCTTCCTCGTTAAATTCTAAGTCTTGCAGATTATTTGTATCAGACTCATCCAAGCGTGAAGTATCCACCCTTTCCTATGGTGACCTTTCCCAGTGGCTTTCAAAAGAGCCTTTGTTTTCAAGTCTTCCCTGGGTGGTGACCTCAGAAGAGATAAGTCTTAAGGGGTTGGTGGTTCAGTCGACCGAGGAAGTTGAGGCAAGGCTTGTGATATCAACTGAGCTCAAGCGACTTTACTGGCCAAGTCGTGGCCTCACGGGTGGAGTCTCTCCCAGAGATATTATTCTACAAGCTTTAGTTGGAACGCAGTTTCATCCCTACAATTCAACAGCCGGTGGGCCAAAAATCCTAAAAGATTCTCAACGAGAGGCTGTTCGAGTCAGCAGAGTCTTTTCGCAACCGTGGTCGTGATAGAATATTGCTGGTAGCCCCTCCCGGGTTTGGCAAGACCGAGGTTGCAGTTGAATTTTTATATAAGGCTAGATCTGCTTCTGGTCTTCGCCTTATTATTGCAGACCGAGTACTTAATCTAAGAGATTTTTCAAAGAGTCTGAATCTCAGGGGTATTCCACATAGTCTGTGGTCGGCAAGTTCGCAAGAGCGTCCTAATTTAAGAGCGGCTGCGATCGAATCCAGGTCAGCTGAAAAATATGTCGTCACAACGACGGCCACCCTTAGAAATCAATTTAAAAGTTTGAAAGAGAAAGAAAGAGATGAACTCGCGAGCGTCTTAAAATTGATGGTCTATGATGAAAGCCAACATTTGGGAGCTCCTCTCATGCGTGAGTTTTTGGAAGACGTGAGTGCCAGGGATATTTATTCTGGGTTTATTCTGGGTCTTACGGCAACACCCGTCCATCGAGATGTCTCTCTTCAGGAGATGTTCTACAATCAGAGCTTTTGGGTTCATCTTGATAGCGCTGAAAAGGTGATGAATCAGACTGAATTTTTCGAAAGAAATGTCAGTGATGTGGTTGAGCAGCTTTATCAAACCTTTTCAAAGGGAGAGCTGACTCCATTTGATCAATTATTTTTTCTCTCAAAAGAGATCTTTGAAATTGAGGATCTCTTCGTTCAAGGTCTGGACAGTCTTGATGTACCAGGCGGCCGCTACGTGATAAATCCAAAATACTACGAATATATTGCTCGCTTTTTAAAGAGTTTGATTCAAGAGAAGAATAAGGTACTGATTGTTGCAAACTCAATTGAAGAGGCTGAGTCTTTGAGCGAGGTTTTCAAAAATGTATTTACAGATTTTTTCGTCGAGTTTATCCACTCAAAACAAGAGGTTGATAGAAATATAGAGATTTTAGAAAAGTTTAAAAAACCCCAAAGGGAATCATTCTGTCAGTTCGTATGCTTGATGAGGGGGTTAATCTATCAGATCTTGATCTATTGGTCGATCTTAACTCCACGGCCAGTGTCACTCAGTTTTTGCAAAGACTTGGTCGTCTTCTCCGACTTAAGGAAGGAAAGTCTTGGGTAGATGCTGTAAGCCTTGTTGAAATAAATGAAGACACAGCAGGAGAGTTGCTGAGCATCTTGGAGTGAGCTAAAAAACATAACTCAACCCAGATCAAATGGTCAAAAGCCATTGAAGAGGCAGTATCCATCAGTCTCGGCAGTAGGCATAGACCAACATATTTTCGCACAGGACTCGTGGA contains:
- a CDS encoding AAA family ATPase — translated: MTPQRISALSKANILDEESSLKNKCTRRRSAFQSPRYSYSNKKTIAISNNKGGVGKTSIATSMARRMVDLGFEVLVVDLDPQANSTMFFLNDESLQKKIRYVLHDVITGKCNIEDAVIDVDDGLKVLPSSLLNSTS
- a CDS encoding excisionase family DNA-binding protein, producing MKPRLSSLHYPVVIKQHLDFIVLSVPDLGISVVENAPTQGKLNPEYVLKIATALANVWLKVQKRLLEHQSAGKSAPSPSKQKMSVDGGRIQYMTASEVAERLGVSRMTVHRLVEKGLLTCTRTRGRHSRFPN
- a CDS encoding DEAD/DEAH box helicase family protein, giving the protein MPSLRILAFFSAAIILGSFGHWFEARASSSNSKSCRLFVTDSARPEESTLPYNGLSQWLSKEPLFSGLPWTVTSEGISLKGLVIQSTEDVEARLVISPELKRLYWPSRGLTDGVSAGDIILQALVGTQFHPYNSTASGPKILKDSQKEAVAVIESFRNRGRDRILLVAPPGFGKTEVAVEFLSKSRSASGLRLIIADRVLNLRDFSESLNLKGIPHGLWSAKSQEPPNLRAAVPESMSGEKYVVTTTATLRNQFKSLNEKERGELARVLKVMVYDESQHLGAPLMREFLEDISARDDFSGFILGLTATPVHRDISLQEMFYNQSYWVHLDRADNVMNQTEFLERNVSDVVEQLYRTFSKGELTPFDQLFFLSKEIFEIEDLFVQGLDNLDVPGGRYVINPKHYEYIARFLKSLIQEKNKILIVANSIEEAESLSKVFKNIFSDFFVDFIHSKQEMDANLEILENFKKSQKGIIVSVRMLDEGVNLSDLDLLIDLNSSASVTQFLQRLGRLLRLREGKTWVEAVSLVVINEETASELLILMNELKNISQPRSNGRRQLERIFPAVSTVGFNQDILAKVSWGRLESSIQQFWQKSRNKWRSFEAAREWARGSGIQSSIEWNKASKKGLLPVDIPSSPRDVYSGEFQGWGDWLSTGSHSRWGMQWRTFEGAREWARESGIKSSTEWIKASKEGLLPQDIPSNPGSVYRSQFQGWKDWLGTGWRSFEEAREWARGSGIKSSSEWRKASTEGRLPEDIPSIPSRVYREDFKNWKEWLGTGRRSPRWDIQWRSFEAAREWARGSGIKSGPEWIKASKEGLLPQDIPTGPRNVYPGEFHGWEDWLGTGWRSFEAAREWARGSGIKSYFEWIKASKKGLLPEDIPSNLNKVYRGQFQGWKDWLGTGWRSFEAAREWARGSGIKSSSEWRKASTEGQLPQDIPSKPKDVYRGQFQGWKDWLGKEIK
- a CDS encoding DEAD/DEAH box helicase family protein, with translation MLVAPPGFGKTEVAVEFLYKARSASGLRLIIADRVLNLRDFSKSLNLRGIPHSLWSASSQERPNLRAAAIESRSAEKYVVTTTATLRNQFKSLKEKERDELASVLKLMVYDESQHLGAPLMREFLEDVSARDIYSGFILGLTATPVHRDVSLQEMFYNQSFWVHLDSAEKVMNQTEFFERNVSDVVEQLYQTFSKGELTPFDQLFFLSKEIFEIEDLFVQGLDSLDVPGGRYVINPKYYEYIARFLKSLIQEKNKVLIVANSIEEAESLSEVFKNVFTDFFVEFIHSKQEVDRNIEILEKFKKPQRESFCQFVCLMRGLIYQILIYWSILTPRPVSLSFCKDLVVFSDLRKESLG